From the genome of Deinococcus sp. AJ005, one region includes:
- a CDS encoding transglycosylase domain-containing protein yields the protein MTRSRSGRNSLRQRLTFWRNPWPRTPFVQRPKSRWTLRRVVRAGLATVGVLTLGMMALGVAGAWSTGSFTRVWNLRSELRPIEVQDRRGQPLGVIDHCREGQTTNAVPCRESLSVPLTGVSQAFLLAYVAKEDVRFFSHSGVDLGRLPRALLSGAGGSTLTMQLLKNNVLAGHFDYDTQRRGLGLVMARKATEFVLAPLVTLRYGRPEVLAMSVNSLPWIGIGQRKGVYDAARAVFGVDPADLNLAQSAFLVGLLPAPGRYLVAADTPPETATARFRWMRSQQLLTLRILRSHGLISENDYLAAASVPLQPRLWRTEYAGGGGDLRIVSAARNPDYRNDPEPVWAMQELVRRELRAAGLNPSKVSRVVLTIDARAQAELSRRVSGEGATGARPPGIAEGAAVVDVRGGIVALASSTGGNQSSDAGRQWAAYAQRPVASTVKPLLYATAFGTGDGDLNQFSTFTDQATRYGSQAIRNNSGTFLGRAVTVREANARSLNTVAVQVGTGREAALRKVLAGVNYQEDSANRSSPALGTFRASPLTVAAAYGSFANGGTLCQPHLLAEVYGANDRPLPLRRRDCQPLWDPVVAYETFDMLTGAVDDSAGHVQFLRPSFFQRLNGQNMPLGAKSGTTDDINDTWCAGVTPQYAMAVWIGDPDGRQSVPVGLYREQAACREIALLRELPHDIKNVEVPPGITQVGGVAVPIPGLNPRNPVPPG from the coding sequence ATGACCCGCAGCCGTTCAGGACGCAACAGCTTGAGGCAGCGGCTCACCTTCTGGCGCAATCCCTGGCCGCGCACACCGTTCGTGCAGCGGCCAAAGTCGCGCTGGACGCTGCGGCGCGTCGTGCGGGCCGGGCTGGCAACCGTGGGCGTGCTGACGCTGGGAATGATGGCGCTGGGCGTGGCGGGCGCGTGGAGTACCGGGTCCTTTACCCGCGTGTGGAACCTGCGCTCGGAGTTGCGGCCCATTGAGGTACAGGACCGCCGGGGGCAGCCGCTGGGCGTGATTGACCACTGCCGCGAGGGCCAGACCACCAACGCCGTGCCGTGCCGCGAGTCGCTGAGCGTGCCGCTGACCGGGGTTTCGCAGGCGTTTTTGCTGGCCTACGTGGCAAAGGAAGACGTGCGTTTCTTCTCGCATTCCGGCGTGGATCTGGGCCGCCTACCGCGCGCCCTCCTGAGCGGCGCAGGCGGCAGCACCCTGACCATGCAACTGCTGAAGAACAACGTGCTGGCCGGGCATTTTGATTACGACACGCAGCGGCGCGGATTGGGGCTGGTGATGGCGCGCAAGGCCACCGAGTTCGTGCTGGCCCCGCTGGTCACCCTGCGCTACGGACGGCCTGAAGTCCTGGCGATGAGCGTCAACAGCCTGCCGTGGATCGGCATCGGCCAGCGCAAGGGCGTGTACGACGCGGCGCGGGCGGTCTTCGGCGTGGACCCGGCGGACCTGAATCTGGCGCAGAGTGCCTTTCTGGTGGGCCTGCTGCCCGCGCCGGGGCGTTATCTGGTGGCGGCGGACACCCCGCCCGAAACGGCCACCGCCCGCTTTCGCTGGATGCGTTCTCAGCAACTGCTGACCCTGAGAATCCTGCGTTCCCACGGCCTGATTTCCGAAAACGATTATTTAGCAGCAGCTTCGGTCCCATTGCAGCCCCGGCTGTGGCGCACCGAGTACGCGGGGGGTGGCGGCGACTTGCGGATCGTGAGTGCGGCGCGCAACCCCGACTACCGCAACGATCCCGAACCCGTGTGGGCCATGCAGGAGCTGGTGCGCCGCGAGTTGCGGGCGGCGGGCCTGAATCCTAGCAAGGTCAGCCGTGTAGTTCTGACCATCGACGCGCGGGCGCAGGCCGAACTATCGCGGCGCGTGAGTGGTGAGGGCGCAACTGGCGCACGTCCGCCCGGCATCGCGGAGGGCGCGGCAGTGGTGGACGTGCGCGGCGGCATCGTGGCCCTGGCCAGCAGCACGGGCGGCAACCAGAGCAGCGACGCCGGGCGGCAGTGGGCGGCGTATGCCCAGCGCCCGGTGGCCAGCACGGTCAAACCGCTGCTGTATGCCACGGCGTTCGGCACCGGGGACGGGGACCTCAACCAGTTCAGCACGTTTACCGATCAGGCCACCCGCTACGGCTCGCAGGCCATCCGCAACAATTCCGGCACCTTCCTGGGCCGCGCCGTCACCGTGCGTGAGGCCAACGCCCGCAGTCTGAACACCGTGGCCGTTCAGGTGGGGACCGGGCGCGAGGCGGCACTACGGAAGGTCCTGGCAGGCGTGAACTATCAGGAGGACAGCGCCAACCGCTCAAGCCCGGCGCTGGGAACCTTCCGGGCCTCGCCGCTGACAGTGGCGGCGGCCTACGGCAGCTTCGCCAACGGCGGAACACTGTGCCAGCCGCACCTGCTGGCCGAGGTCTACGGCGCGAATGACAGACCGCTGCCCCTGCGCCGCCGCGACTGTCAGCCGCTGTGGGACCCGGTGGTGGCCTACGAAACCTTTGACATGCTGACCGGCGCGGTGGACGATTCCGCCGGACACGTTCAGTTTCTGCGCCCCAGTTTCTTCCAGCGCCTGAACGGCCAGAACATGCCGCTGGGCGCGAAGTCCGGCACCACCGACGACATCAACGATACGTGGTGCGCGGGCGTGACCCCGCAGTACGCGATGGCCGTGTGGATCGGTGACCCGGATGGCCGCCAGAGCGTGCCCGTGGGCCTGTACCGCGAACAGGCCGCCTGTCGCGAGATCGCCCTGCTGCGCGAGTTACCGCACGACATCAAAAACGTGGAGGTTCCGCCTGGGATCACGCAGGTGGGCGGCGTGGCCGTGCCGATTCCGGGGCTGAATCCGAGGAATCCGGTGCCGCCAGGGTAA
- a CDS encoding VWA domain-containing protein produces the protein MSPLPFLFLLPLLTPAPLSAGTVLGLSTPPLHFVIAADMTGSSKNPAYKYAEQARLLSQSIMLNQVRSGDTLTLLRICEGVQTVADFKFASKNGARMGKADILRYTGALTQPCTGRGSAITAGLSKANELTARTAGTGDVIVMFTDGALLDDPARGRLGIIFDKLLGRKDTRQLFFAGLSPEKDKNGNSIRDGFVNALGKAGNDARVLTAGAYDLNNVYPTFADAVKKARR, from the coding sequence ATGTCCCCCCTCCCCTTTCTTTTCCTGTTGCCTCTGCTGACGCCCGCGCCCTTGAGCGCCGGGACAGTTCTAGGGCTGAGTACGCCGCCGCTGCATTTCGTGATCGCCGCCGATATGACGGGCAGCAGCAAGAACCCCGCCTATAAGTACGCCGAGCAGGCCAGATTGCTGTCTCAGAGCATCATGCTCAATCAGGTGCGTTCAGGGGACACACTCACGCTTCTCCGTATCTGCGAAGGCGTGCAGACGGTGGCCGACTTCAAATTCGCCTCTAAAAATGGCGCACGGATGGGCAAGGCCGACATCCTGCGCTACACGGGCGCACTGACGCAGCCGTGTACCGGGCGGGGCAGCGCGATCACCGCCGGGCTGAGCAAGGCCAACGAACTGACCGCCAGAACGGCAGGCACGGGCGACGTGATCGTGATGTTCACCGACGGCGCTTTATTAGACGATCCGGCGCGGGGCAGGCTGGGAATTATTTTTGACAAACTGCTGGGCCGCAAGGACACGCGCCAGCTCTTTTTCGCGGGCCTGAGTCCAGAGAAGGACAAAAATGGTAACTCCATCCGCGACGGGTTCGTGAACGCACTGGGCAAGGCGGGCAACGACGCGCGGGTGCTGACGGCGGGCGCGTATGACCTGAACAACGTCTACCCCACCTTTGCCGACGCCGTGAAAAAAGCCAGGAGGTAG
- the alaS gene encoding alanine--tRNA ligase — translation MTAPSSTLTTAEIREKFLSFFESKGHLRLPSASTISPDPTTLFTVAGMQPFKAQFMGAPARFEQGANKRVTTAQKCLRVGDIENVGRTLRHCSLLEMLGNFSFGDYFKRESLTWAWEFLTDPEWMGLDGSKLYATIYEDDEEAYDIWTKEIGLPADHVLRFGADENFWPADAPKEGPNGPCGPCSEIFYDRGPKYGDDTWAEYADTRESARFLEIWNNVFPQYDRQEPGPDGTPTLIDLPFKNIDTGMGLERIATVVQDVYDFYSNDVFGPIVARVAELSGHAYEGPQNVSHRVVAEHVRSVSMVIADGSTPGNTGSGYVIRKILRRASRHAYLLGLREPTLYKLVPLVVESMGDAYPELRTEQARVEATIKSEEERFLKTLEGGIQRLGGLLEGMEKGAVLGGNEAFILYDTYGFPVDLTKEIAEEYGVSVDEAGYAESLENAQNIARAGSKYGKSELFGAQEALEDLPQTQFVGYNDLEADGEVLALMVGGERIEHLSAGDEATVVLSRSPFYAEGGGEVGDTGRLEWDSVNGERGAGVVRDTRKTPGGVFLHDVAIESGELKPGQSVRGVVSGERHATQRHHTATHLLHAALRAVLGSGVRQAGSLVAPDRLRFDFSHGAAMTVDELADVERLVSRWVSANFPVTWQEMPIAEARASGATALFGEKYGDTVRVVRVGGDVSYEGQAVASMELCGGAHVSRTGDIGAFVLLSDENVAAGVRRIEALAGETATEWLRERLQQMARVSAMLNTNPDGLEGRVAGLQVQVKAAEKEMVAVRRQLAEAQMGGGSGAASPVREMGGFKVASLKLSGIEGNELRGAADKLLEQSGADIVVLAGDKGLVVKATKDAVARGAHAGQLVGKLAAAGGGKGGGRPDMAQAGITDAGAALLALDTAF, via the coding sequence ATGACTGCTCCATCCTCCACTCTGACCACCGCCGAGATCCGCGAGAAGTTCCTCAGTTTTTTTGAGAGCAAGGGCCACCTGCGCCTGCCCAGCGCCAGCACGATCTCGCCTGATCCCACGACGCTGTTCACGGTGGCGGGCATGCAGCCGTTCAAGGCGCAGTTCATGGGCGCACCCGCCCGCTTTGAGCAGGGCGCGAACAAGCGTGTGACCACCGCCCAGAAATGCCTGCGCGTCGGCGACATTGAGAACGTGGGGCGCACGCTGCGGCACTGCTCACTGCTGGAAATGCTGGGCAACTTCAGCTTTGGCGACTACTTCAAGCGCGAATCGCTGACCTGGGCCTGGGAATTTCTGACTGACCCGGAATGGATGGGCCTGGACGGCTCCAAGTTGTACGCCACCATCTATGAGGACGACGAGGAAGCGTATGACATCTGGACGAAGGAAATCGGCCTGCCCGCAGACCACGTCCTGCGCTTCGGGGCCGACGAGAACTTCTGGCCCGCCGACGCGCCGAAGGAAGGCCCGAACGGTCCCTGTGGCCCATGCAGCGAAATTTTCTATGACCGGGGGCCGAAGTACGGCGACGACACCTGGGCCGAATACGCCGATACCCGCGAGAGCGCCCGCTTTCTGGAAATCTGGAACAACGTGTTTCCACAATATGACCGCCAGGAACCGGGGCCAGACGGCACGCCGACGCTGATTGACCTGCCCTTCAAGAACATTGATACGGGCATGGGCCTGGAGCGCATCGCCACCGTCGTGCAGGACGTGTATGACTTTTACAGCAACGACGTGTTCGGCCCGATTGTCGCCAGGGTGGCCGAGCTGAGCGGTCATGCCTACGAGGGGCCGCAGAACGTCTCGCACCGCGTCGTGGCCGAGCATGTCCGCAGCGTCAGCATGGTGATTGCGGACGGCAGCACGCCCGGCAACACCGGGAGCGGCTACGTGATCCGCAAGATCCTGCGCCGCGCCAGCCGCCACGCCTACCTGCTGGGCCTGCGCGAGCCGACGCTGTACAAGCTGGTGCCGCTGGTGGTAGAGAGCATGGGCGACGCCTACCCCGAACTGCGAACGGAGCAGGCACGGGTGGAGGCGACGATCAAGAGCGAGGAAGAACGGTTTTTGAAGACTTTGGAAGGTGGGATTCAGCGCCTCGGCGGCCTGCTGGAAGGCATGGAAAAGGGTGCAGTGCTGGGAGGCAACGAAGCCTTCATCCTCTATGACACCTACGGCTTCCCCGTTGATCTGACCAAGGAAATTGCCGAGGAATACGGCGTCAGCGTGGACGAGGCCGGGTACGCCGAGAGCCTGGAAAACGCCCAGAACATCGCGCGGGCGGGCAGCAAGTACGGCAAGTCCGAACTGTTTGGGGCGCAGGAAGCGCTGGAAGACCTGCCCCAGACCCAGTTTGTCGGCTACAACGATCTGGAGGCCGACGGCGAGGTGCTGGCCCTGATGGTGGGCGGCGAACGCATTGAACACCTGTCGGCAGGCGACGAGGCGACGGTGGTGCTGTCCCGCTCACCCTTCTACGCGGAGGGCGGCGGCGAGGTGGGCGACACCGGACGCCTGGAATGGGACAGTGTTAATGGTGAGCGGGGCGCGGGCGTGGTGCGCGACACCCGCAAGACCCCCGGCGGCGTCTTCCTGCATGACGTGGCGATTGAATCCGGCGAGCTGAAACCCGGCCAGAGCGTGCGCGGCGTGGTTTCCGGCGAGCGGCACGCGACGCAGCGGCACCACACGGCCACGCACCTGCTGCACGCCGCGCTGCGGGCGGTACTGGGTTCCGGGGTGCGGCAGGCCGGGTCCCTGGTTGCGCCGGACCGTCTGCGCTTTGACTTCTCGCACGGCGCGGCCATGACGGTGGATGAACTCGCGGATGTGGAGCGGCTGGTGTCCCGCTGGGTCAGCGCCAACTTTCCCGTGACGTGGCAGGAAATGCCGATTGCCGAGGCGCGGGCGTCGGGCGCAACGGCCCTGTTTGGCGAGAAATACGGCGACACCGTGCGCGTGGTGCGTGTGGGCGGCGACGTGTCCTACGAGGGGCAGGCCGTGGCGAGCATGGAACTCTGCGGCGGCGCGCATGTCTCGCGCACCGGCGACATCGGCGCATTCGTCCTCCTGAGCGATGAGAACGTGGCCGCCGGGGTCCGCCGCATTGAGGCTTTGGCGGGCGAGACTGCAACGGAATGGCTGCGCGAACGCCTGCAACAGATGGCCCGCGTGTCCGCCATGCTCAACACCAACCCAGACGGTCTGGAGGGACGCGTAGCTGGCCTGCAAGTTCAGGTCAAGGCTGCCGAGAAGGAAATGGTGGCGGTGCGCCGTCAACTGGCCGAGGCGCAGATGGGCGGCGGGAGCGGCGCGGCTTCCCCGGTGCGCGAGATGGGCGGCTTTAAAGTGGCATCCCTAAAGCTGAGCGGCATTGAGGGCAACGAACTGCGCGGCGCTGCCGACAAGCTGCTGGAACAGAGTGGGGCGGATATTGTCGTCCTCGCTGGGGATAAGGGTTTGGTGGTCAAGGCGACGAAAGACGCCGTGGCACGCGGAGCGCACGCTGGGCAACTGGTGGGCAAGCTGGCGGCGGCGGGCGGCGGCAAGGGCGGAGGCCGCCCGGACATGGCACAGGCAGGGATTACGGATGCGGGGGCAGCGCTATTGGCTCTGGATACAGCGTTCTGA
- a CDS encoding glycosyltransferase family 4 protein, translating into MPDAPIPEHRPLRAIFVDVPMIYSSGITQVMYKLARHRKPELLDMINVSLDKPSKTMTGLFNAFGIRISHVGNSSILRSALNLRRVIKQSSADLVVANSFRCYLVAKLAVAGTGKPVMYWIHTINQIHTSRLRRILFPILSKRDALIYVSKAVRENNRPRGHQGMEAVIYNAVEAPEMMPEWQPYSPEKRIEFGIPEDAIVLGYTAQFVYYKDHTTLLNAFDHLSRRIPNLYLVLVGGGPDHTGAVARAKQLAASDRVLFLGIREDARALLGIVDLYVHVAPEEAFGLAVVEAMLAQRPVIAARAFALPELIRDEETGLLFETGNAQDLERQITRLIENRAYAAQLAAAGEQDCRRRFPPEPFAQQVTAFLQNVMSRRSSQSLVRKKI; encoded by the coding sequence ATGCCCGATGCGCCGATACCAGAACACCGACCCTTGCGGGCCATTTTCGTTGACGTCCCGATGATTTACAGCAGCGGCATTACTCAGGTCATGTACAAGCTCGCCCGCCACCGCAAGCCCGAACTGCTGGACATGATTAACGTAAGTCTTGACAAACCCAGTAAAACAATGACAGGGCTGTTTAATGCTTTCGGCATCCGCATCAGTCATGTTGGGAATTCCAGCATTCTGAGATCCGCACTCAATTTGAGGCGCGTTATAAAGCAGAGTTCAGCCGATCTCGTGGTGGCAAATTCGTTTCGCTGCTATCTGGTGGCAAAACTCGCGGTTGCCGGGACTGGTAAGCCTGTAATGTACTGGATTCATACCATCAATCAGATTCACACGAGTCGCCTGAGAAGGATTCTTTTCCCCATCCTCAGCAAACGTGACGCGCTGATCTACGTTTCAAAGGCTGTTCGTGAGAATAACCGCCCCAGAGGACATCAGGGAATGGAAGCCGTGATCTATAACGCGGTTGAGGCACCGGAAATGATGCCAGAATGGCAGCCCTATTCCCCAGAGAAGAGGATTGAGTTCGGAATACCCGAAGACGCCATCGTTCTAGGATACACGGCCCAATTCGTCTACTACAAAGACCACACCACCCTCTTAAACGCCTTCGATCACCTGTCACGGCGCATCCCAAACCTTTACCTTGTCCTTGTGGGCGGTGGACCAGACCACACGGGAGCGGTAGCCAGAGCGAAGCAGCTCGCTGCCAGCGATAGGGTTCTCTTCCTGGGAATTCGCGAAGATGCCCGCGCCCTCCTTGGAATCGTCGATCTCTACGTTCACGTCGCACCTGAAGAGGCATTTGGTCTGGCCGTGGTGGAGGCCATGCTGGCCCAGCGACCAGTTATCGCCGCGCGGGCCTTTGCCCTGCCAGAGCTGATCCGCGACGAGGAAACTGGATTACTCTTTGAAACTGGCAACGCCCAGGATCTGGAACGGCAGATCACACGCCTTATTGAGAACCGTGCCTACGCCGCTCAGCTTGCCGCCGCCGGAGAGCAAGACTGCCGCCGCCGCTTTCCCCCGGAACCGTTCGCCCAACAGGTAACAGCGTTCTTGCAAAATGTGATGTCCCGGCGCTCATCCCAGTCCCTGGTGCGGAAGAAGATATAA